The following are from one region of the Agelaius phoeniceus isolate bAgePho1 chromosome 20, bAgePho1.hap1, whole genome shotgun sequence genome:
- the PRKRIP1 gene encoding PRKR-interacting protein 1 isoform X2, which produces MAAPSAPRPPRPRKEPQPLVIPRSAAEEQRLRLERLMRNPEKTVPIPEKLNEWAPRPPPEFVRDVMGKDSVLQITLVPVLGLGAGSSTCTGTSVGESTRGKISWMPWLRSQKLKEKKLQAKKNKLEQKKQEKEPGQSQEQGSSEDDEEDSKEEEEKEDDAEEPSFVMGRG; this is translated from the exons ATGGCGGCgccctcggccccgcggccgccccggccccgcaaGGAGCCGCAGCCGCTCGTCATCCCCAGGAGCGCGGCCGAGGAGCAGCGCCTCCGCCTCGAGCGCCTCATGAGGAACCCG GAAAAGACTGTACCAATTCCTGAAAAACTGAATGAATGGGCACCTCGACCTCCCCCGGAGTTCGTTAGAGATGTCATGGGTAAAGATTCTGTTCTTCAGATAACTCTG GttccagtgctggggctgggagcggggagTTCCACGTGTACCGGCACCTCCGTCGGCGAGAGTACCAGAGGCAAGATTTCATGGATGCCATGGCTGAGAAG CCAGAAGTTAAAAGAGAAGAAACTGCAagctaagaaaaataaacttgaacaaaagaagcaggaaaaag AACCCGGGCAATCCCAAGAGCAAGGCAGCAGCGAGGATGACGAAGAGGAtagcaaggaggaggaagagaaggaagatgaTGCTGAAGAGCCAAGTTTTGTGATGGGAAGAGGATGA
- the PRKRIP1 gene encoding PRKR-interacting protein 1 isoform X1, which yields MAAPSAPRPPRPRKEPQPLVIPRSAAEEQRLRLERLMRNPEKTVPIPEKLNEWAPRPPPEFVRDVMGSSAGAGSGEFHVYRHLRRREYQRQDFMDAMAEKQRLDEEFQKKLERNKMIAEEQTAKRRRKRQKLKEKKLQAKKNKLEQKKQEKEPGQSQEQGSSEDDEEDSKEEEEKEDDAEEPSFVMGRG from the exons ATGGCGGCgccctcggccccgcggccgccccggccccgcaaGGAGCCGCAGCCGCTCGTCATCCCCAGGAGCGCGGCCGAGGAGCAGCGCCTCCGCCTCGAGCGCCTCATGAGGAACCCG GAAAAGACTGTACCAATTCCTGAAAAACTGAATGAATGGGCACCTCGACCTCCCCCGGAGTTCGTTAGAGATGTCATGG GttccagtgctggggctgggagcggggagTTCCACGTGTACCGGCACCTCCGTCGGCGAGAGTACCAGAGGCAAGATTTCATGGATGCCATGGCTGAGAAG CAAAGACTAGATGAGGAATTCCAGAAGAAACTGGAGAGGAATAAGATGATTGCAGAAGAGCAAACAGCAAAACGCAGAAGGAAGCG CCAGAAGTTAAAAGAGAAGAAACTGCAagctaagaaaaataaacttgaacaaaagaagcaggaaaaag AACCCGGGCAATCCCAAGAGCAAGGCAGCAGCGAGGATGACGAAGAGGAtagcaaggaggaggaagagaaggaagatgaTGCTGAAGAGCCAAGTTTTGTGATGGGAAGAGGATGA
- the SH2B2 gene encoding SH2B adapter protein 2 translates to MNGDALCQEPSSPLPDWREFCKLHAQAAAVDFAQKFCQFLKENPHYDTPGAETSFSHHFTANFLDIFSLEVSRVFVSDSPTKYNIVPFVGLQNCHVPYGREVTPRKEETSTESLDSMDAPLGASRYLTPAQQVQAHKVSSYGQSRSSEDVSIHAAAKPKFKKGFSLRNMSLCVVDGMKEMWHRKSSPEPGAEAALGGRRAEREPWPAGGKEPGDPREKWTHKLRLSKVPSSKVELVDIQREGTLRYMVADDTNCVGSSQWQKCRLLLRKAVKVEGERFLLEFYVPPKASKPKVSIPLSAIIEVRTTMPLEMPDKDNTFVLKVENGAEYILETIDSLQKHSWVADIQDCIDPGDSGDDIELVSCAQGPCLPGRTTSSSCEFLNDEVPRPPDRCALPSSHNAAMATSVPVPPGRGRDSLGELLTHVPLENFLQTLESSPSAGGHLTGEDSEAEAEINLSDFPWFHGTLSRIKAAQLVLFGGTRSHGLFVIRQSETRPGEYVLTFNFQGKAKHLRLSLNESGQCHVQHLWFQTIFDMLRHFHTHPIPLESGGAADITLRSYVVAQSPQPDTGPPPPLVSQPPGCRVDLPPPHYFCSTAPPGPPVPPPAEGGVPVAPAVPVPAPYHRLEGALGPRSRSDSAERRPEPSAAGAEDYHEADSARSRTRAVENQYSFY, encoded by the exons ATGAACGGCGatgccctgtgccaggagccctcCTCCCCGCTCCCCGACTGGAGGGAGTTCTGCAAGCTGCACGCCCAGGCAGCCGCCGTGGACTTCGCCCAGAAGTTCTGCCAGTTCCTGAAGGAGAACCCCCACTACGACACCCCCGGGGCAGAGACCTCCTTCTCCCACCATTTCACCGCCAACTTCCTGGACATCTTCAGCCTGGAGGTCAGCAGGGTGTTCGTGTCTGACTCGCCCACCAAGTACAACATCGTGCCCTTCGTGGGGCTGCAGAACTGCCACGTGCCCTACGGGCGGGAGGTCACCCCGAGGAAGGAGGAGACGTCCACGGAGTCTCTGGACAGCATGGACGccccgctgggtgccagccgCTACCtgaccccagcccagcaggtgCAGGCTCACAAGGTCTCCTCCTACGGGCAGTCCCGCAGCTCGGAGGATGTCTCCATCCACGCTGCTGCCAAGCCCAAGTTTAAGAAAGGTTTCTCCCTGAGGAACATGAGCCTGTGCGTGGTGGATGGCATGAAGGAGATGTGGCACCGCAAATCCTCTCCGGAGCCGGGCGCCGAGGCCGCCCTGGGCGGGCGCAGGGCCGAGAGGGAGCCGTGGCCGGCCGGGGGCAAGGAGCCTGGGGACCCTCGGGAGAAATGGACGCACAAGCTGCGCCTGTCCAAGGTGCCCTCGTCCAAGGTGGAGCTGGTGGACATCCAGAGGGAGGGGACACTGCGCTACATGGTGGCCGATGACACGAACTGTGTGGGCAGCTCGCAGTGGCAGAAGTGCCGCCTCCTGCTCCGCAAAGCGGTGAAGGTGGAAGGGGAGAGGTTCCTCCTGGAGTTTTATGTCCCTCCAAAG gcTTCCAAACCCAAGGTGAGCATCCCACTGTCGGCCATCATCGAGGTGCGCACCACCATGCCCCTGGAGATGCCTGACAAAGACAACACCTTTGTCCTAAAG GTGGAGAATGGGGCTGAGTACATCCTGGAGACCATTGACTCCCTGCAGAAGCACTCATGGGTGGCTGATATCCAGGACTGCATCGACCCTGG ggacagtggggatgACATTGAGCTGGtgtcctgtgcacagggaccctgTCTGCCAGGCAGGACAACCTCGTCCAGCTGCGAGTTCCTGAATGATG AGGTACCCAGGCCACCAGACAGatgtgccctgcccagctctcacaacgctgccatggccacctctgtccctgtgcccccaggccGGGGCAGGGACTCCCTGGGGGAGCTCCTCACTCACGTCCCACTGGAGAACTTCCTGCAGACTCTGGAGTCCTCCCCCTCCGCTGGTGGGCACCTCACAG GGGAGGACAGCGAGGCCGAGGCTGAGATCAACCTGTCTGACTTCCCCTGGTTCCACGGGACTCTGTCCCGGATCAAGGCAGCCCAGCTGGTGCTGTTCGGGGGCACCCGCAGCCACGGCCTGTTCGTCATCCGGCAGAGCGAGACACGGCCGGGGGAGTACGTGCTGACCTTCAACTTCCAGGGCAAAGCCAAG CACCTGCGGCTGTCGCTGAACGAGAGCGGGCAGTGCCACGTGCAGCACCTCTGGTTCCAGACCATCTTTGACATGCTGCGCCACTTCCACACGCACCCCATCCCGCTGGAGTCGGGCGGCGCCGCCGACATCACCCTGCGCAGCTACGTGGTGGCACAGAGCCCGCAGCCAG ACACCGGTCCCCCGCCACCGCTGGTGTCACAGCCCCCGGGCTGCCGGGTCGACCTGCCACCTCCACACTacttctgcagcacagcccctccgGGCCCGCCGGTGCCGCCGCCCGCCGAGGGCGGGGTGCCCGTGGCCCCCGCTGTCCCGGTCCCCGCACCCTACCACCGCCTGGAGGGTGCCCTGGGCCCCCGGAGCCGCAGCGACAGCGCCGAGCGCCGGCCGGAGCCCTCTGCCGCCGGTGCCGAGGACTACCACGAGGCTGACAGCGCCCGGAGCCGCACCCGGGCCGTGGAAAACCAGTACTCCTTCTACTGA